A genomic segment from Tachypleus tridentatus isolate NWPU-2018 unplaced genomic scaffold, ASM421037v1 Hic_cluster_2, whole genome shotgun sequence encodes:
- the LOC143243226 gene encoding zinc finger CCCH domain-containing protein 15-like isoform X1, with protein MENWDEAKLKEVVKKKHGKDDKKNSPTNIICKYFLEALENNKYSWFWDCPNGGDKCHYQHTLPPCFVLNKDKKKNQEKKDDISIEELVEKEAPKWRSRMFADLVRNLILIPVVSRELSSIVLNYKQLNKCINTETNHCQMGEVELRCVTEEWEAFPSRCVDVLKELRKETGTKTWKILH; from the exons ATGGAAAATTGGGATGAAGCTAAATTAAAAGAAGTCGTTAAAAAGAAACATGGGAAAGATGATAAGAAAAATTCCCCCACTAATATA atttgtaaatattttttggagGCACTTGAGAATAATAAGTATAGTTGGTTCTGGGATTGCCCTAATGGAGGAGACAAGTGTCATTACCAACATACACTCCCACCATGTTTTGTTCTTAATAAAGACAAAAAGAAGAACCAAGAAAAGAAAGATGACATTTCCATTGAAGAACTTGTAGAGAAAGAG GCACCCAAGTGGCGCAGCAGAATGTTTGCAGACTTAGTTAGAAACCttattttgatacctgtggtcaGCAGAGAACTGTCTAGcattgtgctaaattacaaacaactaaacaaatgtataaacacagaaacaaaccaCTGTCAGATGGGAGAGGTAGAACTAAGGTGTGTCACAGAAGAGTGGGAGGCTTTTCCATCACGTTGTGTGGATGTGTTGAA GGAGCTAAGAAAGGAAACAGGGacaaaaacttggaaaatattgCATTGA
- the LOC143243226 gene encoding zinc finger CCCH domain-containing protein 15-like isoform X3 translates to MENWDEAKLKEVVKKKHGKDDKKNSPTNIICKYFLEALENNKYSWFWDCPNGGDKCHYQHTLPPCFVLNKDKKKNQEKKDDISIEELVEKEAPKWRSRMFADLVRNLILIPVVSRELSSIVLNYKQLNKCINTETNHCQMGEVELRCVTEEWEAFPSRCVDVLK, encoded by the exons ATGGAAAATTGGGATGAAGCTAAATTAAAAGAAGTCGTTAAAAAGAAACATGGGAAAGATGATAAGAAAAATTCCCCCACTAATATA atttgtaaatattttttggagGCACTTGAGAATAATAAGTATAGTTGGTTCTGGGATTGCCCTAATGGAGGAGACAAGTGTCATTACCAACATACACTCCCACCATGTTTTGTTCTTAATAAAGACAAAAAGAAGAACCAAGAAAAGAAAGATGACATTTCCATTGAAGAACTTGTAGAGAAAGAG GCACCCAAGTGGCGCAGCAGAATGTTTGCAGACTTAGTTAGAAACCttattttgatacctgtggtcaGCAGAGAACTGTCTAGcattgtgctaaattacaaacaactaaacaaatgtataaacacagaaacaaaccaCTGTCAGATGGGAGAGGTAGAACTAAGGTGTGTCACAGAAGAGTGGGAGGCTTTTCCATCACGTTGTGTGGATGTGTTGAA atga
- the LOC143243226 gene encoding zinc finger CCCH domain-containing protein 15-like isoform X5 → MENWDEAKLKEVVKKKHGKDDKKNSPTNIICKYFLEALENNKYSWFWDCPNGGDKCHYQHTLPPCFVLNKDKKKNQEKKDDISIEELVEKESKVHFGQFNCSRIQLASHLFFFILITILSTKHNSVVSPAIFRHPSGAAECLQT, encoded by the exons ATGGAAAATTGGGATGAAGCTAAATTAAAAGAAGTCGTTAAAAAGAAACATGGGAAAGATGATAAGAAAAATTCCCCCACTAATATA atttgtaaatattttttggagGCACTTGAGAATAATAAGTATAGTTGGTTCTGGGATTGCCCTAATGGAGGAGACAAGTGTCATTACCAACATACACTCCCACCATGTTTTGTTCTTAATAAAGACAAAAAGAAGAACCAAGAAAAGAAAGATGACATTTCCATTGAAGAACTTGTAGAGAAAGAG TCAAAAGTTCACTTTGGCCAATTCAATTGCTCTAGAATTCAGCTGGCAAgccatttatttttctttattttaatcacAATACTGTCCACTAAACATAACAGTGTTGTGTCACCTGCCATTTTCAGGCACCCAAGTGGCGCAGCAGAATGTTTGCAGACTTAG
- the LOC143243226 gene encoding zinc finger CCCH domain-containing protein 15-like isoform X2, with product MENWDEAKLKEVVKKKHGKDDKKNSPTNIICKYFLEALENNKYSWFWDCPNGGDKCHYQHTLPPCFVLNKDKKKNQEKKDDISIEELVEKEAPKWRSRMFADLVRNLILIPVVSRELSSIVLNYKQLNKCINTETNHCQMGEVELRCVTEEWEAFPSRCVDVLNFII from the exons ATGGAAAATTGGGATGAAGCTAAATTAAAAGAAGTCGTTAAAAAGAAACATGGGAAAGATGATAAGAAAAATTCCCCCACTAATATA atttgtaaatattttttggagGCACTTGAGAATAATAAGTATAGTTGGTTCTGGGATTGCCCTAATGGAGGAGACAAGTGTCATTACCAACATACACTCCCACCATGTTTTGTTCTTAATAAAGACAAAAAGAAGAACCAAGAAAAGAAAGATGACATTTCCATTGAAGAACTTGTAGAGAAAGAG GCACCCAAGTGGCGCAGCAGAATGTTTGCAGACTTAGTTAGAAACCttattttgatacctgtggtcaGCAGAGAACTGTCTAGcattgtgctaaattacaaacaactaaacaaatgtataaacacagaaacaaaccaCTGTCAGATGGGAGAGGTAGAACTAAGGTGTGTCACAGAAGAGTGGGAGGCTTTTCCATCACGTTGTGTGGATGTGTTGAA TTTTATCATCTGA
- the LOC143243226 gene encoding uncharacterized protein LOC143243226 isoform X4, whose translation MKICKYFLEALENNKYSWFWDCPNGGDKCHYQHTLPPCFVLNKDKKKNQEKKDDISIEELVEKEAPKWRSRMFADLVRNLILIPVVSRELSSIVLNYKQLNKCINTETNHCQMGEVELRCVTEEWEAFPSRCVDVLKELRKETGTKTWKILH comes from the exons ATGAAA atttgtaaatattttttggagGCACTTGAGAATAATAAGTATAGTTGGTTCTGGGATTGCCCTAATGGAGGAGACAAGTGTCATTACCAACATACACTCCCACCATGTTTTGTTCTTAATAAAGACAAAAAGAAGAACCAAGAAAAGAAAGATGACATTTCCATTGAAGAACTTGTAGAGAAAGAG GCACCCAAGTGGCGCAGCAGAATGTTTGCAGACTTAGTTAGAAACCttattttgatacctgtggtcaGCAGAGAACTGTCTAGcattgtgctaaattacaaacaactaaacaaatgtataaacacagaaacaaaccaCTGTCAGATGGGAGAGGTAGAACTAAGGTGTGTCACAGAAGAGTGGGAGGCTTTTCCATCACGTTGTGTGGATGTGTTGAA GGAGCTAAGAAAGGAAACAGGGacaaaaacttggaaaatattgCATTGA